From Shewanella yunxiaonensis, the proteins below share one genomic window:
- a CDS encoding PepSY-associated TM helix domain-containing protein — MRKISNRFWYAFHGWCSLPIWVLFCFICLSGTIAVLSHELTWLTNPNARASNPHDLPAKSNAEVVDIFKKAHPSADVSTVLTYEDYLVNVVLFSDHDQPFAQAYVNQYSGDIQEINSGITFIGFMRSLHGWLLFPWQQGYSIGYYLVSSMGFVMLGSLISGLMIYKQFWKAFTAPKLRFNQGKKTLLNDLHRLAGVWSIWFILLMSLTGLWYLVQGILMHNDIEVEDHAPLTAVSSLPAQQQAFKVDLAQALKAANQQFHDFKPTYVMMPEHNRDNFHLYGSGKDIFFDQYSYQVSVNPWSGDVVHTMSPSQMNTVQSVMHIVDPLHYGTIGGIWTKIIWFFFGALLTGMSITGFLMWRHKLVQIRAEKTVAKPAAELKESF; from the coding sequence ATGCGTAAAATTTCGAATCGATTCTGGTATGCATTTCATGGTTGGTGTTCATTACCAATTTGGGTGCTGTTCTGCTTTATCTGCTTAAGCGGCACCATTGCAGTGTTAAGCCATGAGCTCACTTGGCTCACTAATCCGAATGCGCGTGCCAGTAACCCGCATGATTTGCCTGCAAAATCAAATGCTGAAGTCGTCGATATTTTCAAAAAAGCGCACCCAAGTGCCGACGTATCCACTGTACTGACCTACGAAGACTATCTCGTTAACGTGGTGCTATTTAGCGATCACGACCAACCGTTTGCACAGGCCTACGTCAACCAATACAGCGGTGACATTCAAGAAATTAACAGTGGTATCACCTTTATTGGTTTTATGCGTTCACTGCATGGTTGGCTGCTATTTCCTTGGCAACAAGGTTACAGCATTGGTTATTACCTAGTTAGCTCAATGGGCTTTGTGATGCTGGGGTCACTTATCAGTGGCTTAATGATTTATAAGCAGTTTTGGAAAGCGTTTACTGCACCAAAGCTGCGCTTCAACCAAGGGAAAAAGACCTTGCTTAATGATCTGCACCGTTTGGCGGGTGTGTGGTCTATCTGGTTTATTTTACTGATGAGCCTCACCGGGCTGTGGTATCTGGTGCAAGGGATTTTGATGCACAACGATATTGAAGTGGAAGACCATGCGCCATTAACGGCGGTATCTTCGCTGCCTGCACAGCAGCAAGCATTTAAGGTCGATTTGGCACAAGCACTGAAGGCTGCTAATCAGCAATTTCATGACTTCAAACCTACCTATGTCATGATGCCAGAACATAATCGCGATAACTTCCATCTCTATGGCAGCGGCAAGGACATTTTCTTTGACCAGTATTCATACCAAGTGTCTGTGAATCCCTGGAGCGGTGATGTGGTGCATACAATGTCACCCTCACAAATGAACACTGTCCAAAGCGTTATGCATATTGTCGACCCGTTGCATTACGGCACTATTGGCGGTATCTGGACCAAAATTATTTGGTTCTTCTTTGGCGCCTTACTCACAGGGATGTCCATCACTGGCTTTTTAATGTGGCGCCACAAGTTAGTGCAAATTCGTGCCGAAAAAACGGTGGCAAAGCCTGCGGCTGAGTTGAAGGAGAGTTTCTGA
- a CDS encoding efflux RND transporter periplasmic adaptor subunit, translating into MSMAMIQDTSGQDVQLRPNTHRKMWYWLAAAVVALLLVFFLISQWRQVANTDMTVSRSAIRIATVERGDVQRDLSVQGKVVAANSPTLYSTAQGIVTYQVKAGDKVAKGQLLAVVDSPQTTSELKQQQASLAQLQGQQAQQQITAKRDLLQKQQALDLAQVDLIAAKRELARNQEARRNEIISDRDFQRSKDELARAELVATQSQTSLALAKQSASYEAQILQQQIRAQELLVAELQRQSDTLNVTSPVDGMVGSLSQAQKAAVPAYQSLLTVVDLSGYEVEVMVPESYADDLTLNMPVEISSNGTVYPGEIAAISPEITNNQVVARLRFTGAVPEQIRQNQRLSGRILLENRLNVLRLPRGNFVDSDSGRSAFVVQGDTATRVPLSLGANGFSYVEVSTGLQAGQQVIISDTSRFKDANSLLLTN; encoded by the coding sequence ATGAGCATGGCAATGATACAAGACACCAGCGGTCAAGATGTGCAACTGCGACCGAATACTCACCGTAAAATGTGGTATTGGTTAGCAGCGGCGGTTGTCGCGTTGTTATTAGTGTTTTTTCTGATCAGCCAATGGCGCCAAGTCGCCAATACCGATATGACGGTCAGCCGCAGTGCGATTCGCATCGCGACTGTAGAACGCGGCGATGTACAACGGGATTTAAGCGTGCAAGGTAAGGTCGTTGCCGCTAATAGCCCAACCTTGTATAGCACTGCCCAAGGTATTGTGACCTACCAAGTCAAAGCTGGCGACAAAGTAGCTAAAGGCCAGCTGTTGGCCGTCGTCGACAGTCCACAAACCACTTCTGAACTCAAGCAACAGCAGGCGTCATTAGCGCAACTGCAAGGCCAACAGGCTCAGCAACAGATCACCGCTAAACGTGATTTATTGCAAAAACAGCAAGCGTTAGACTTAGCTCAAGTGGATCTGATCGCGGCCAAACGCGAACTGGCTCGCAACCAAGAAGCGCGTCGCAACGAAATTATCAGTGACCGTGATTTTCAGCGCAGTAAGGATGAACTGGCGCGTGCTGAACTCGTCGCGACTCAAAGTCAAACCTCATTGGCATTAGCCAAGCAGTCAGCCAGTTATGAAGCGCAGATTTTGCAACAGCAGATCCGTGCCCAAGAGTTGCTGGTGGCAGAGCTGCAACGTCAATCCGATACCTTAAATGTCACTTCACCAGTGGATGGCATGGTTGGCAGTTTGTCTCAAGCGCAAAAAGCGGCAGTGCCTGCTTATCAATCATTGCTGACGGTGGTCGACCTGTCGGGCTATGAGGTGGAAGTCATGGTGCCGGAAAGTTACGCCGATGACTTAACACTAAATATGCCAGTGGAAATCAGCAGTAATGGCACTGTTTATCCGGGTGAAATTGCCGCGATTAGCCCCGAAATCACCAATAACCAAGTGGTGGCCCGTTTACGTTTTACTGGCGCTGTGCCTGAACAAATTCGCCAAAATCAACGTCTGTCGGGTCGCATTTTGCTGGAGAATCGTCTCAACGTATTGCGCTTGCCTCGTGGCAACTTTGTTGACTCAGACAGTGGCCGCAGCGCCTTTGTGGTGCAAGGGGATACCGCAACAAGAGTGCCGCTGTCGTTGGGGGCAAATGGATTTAGTTATGTCGAAGTCAGTACCGGCCTACAGGCTGGACAACAAGTGATTATTTCAGATACCAGCCGTTTTAAAGACGCCAATTCGCTATTGCTTACCAATTAA
- a CDS encoding sigma-54-dependent transcriptional regulator encodes MDTILIIDDNSAVRDALSLLLSVNGFNADVAATPTAGLKRLAQGDVVLVIQDMNFSRDQTNGSEGKQLFYAIRKDSPDLPIILLTAWTELETAVELVKAGAADYLGKPWDDAKLLSTVTNLLELAELSGQQKQQQRDLLQRRQQVAQKYDLTGLIYQSDIMQRLVEMALQVARADVPILITGPNGAGKEKIAELIQRNSSVNKGAFIRVNAGALPSDLIEAELFGAESGAYTGLNKTRIGRFETADGGTLFLDEIGNLSLAGQMKLLRVLQTGEFERLGSSVTRRCEVRLISATNSDLPAAIIAGSFREDLYYRLNVIELQLPALNQRREDILPLARHFLAGRELSLDAARALEYYDWPGNVRELQNTLTRASLLAPDARIAVADLGLPKAPGAAPRPVYEPDAQQIRDMLAQTSSLAEAARQLGLSRQALYRRMDKYGITYS; translated from the coding sequence ATGGACACCATTTTAATCATTGATGATAACAGCGCAGTGCGTGATGCGCTGTCGCTGCTGTTGAGCGTCAACGGCTTTAATGCTGATGTTGCGGCCACGCCTACTGCTGGACTCAAACGGTTGGCACAGGGGGACGTAGTACTGGTGATTCAGGACATGAATTTTAGTCGTGACCAAACAAATGGCAGCGAAGGTAAACAGCTATTTTACGCCATTCGTAAAGACTCCCCTGATTTACCGATTATTCTGCTTACGGCCTGGACAGAACTGGAAACTGCCGTTGAGCTGGTCAAAGCCGGAGCGGCTGATTATTTAGGGAAGCCTTGGGATGATGCTAAATTGCTCTCTACCGTGACTAACTTGTTGGAATTAGCGGAGCTTTCTGGTCAGCAAAAACAACAGCAACGAGACCTATTACAGCGGCGTCAACAAGTCGCTCAAAAATATGATTTGACAGGGCTTATCTATCAATCGGATATCATGCAGCGGTTAGTAGAAATGGCACTTCAAGTCGCCAGAGCCGATGTGCCAATCTTGATCACCGGACCTAATGGTGCGGGAAAGGAAAAGATCGCCGAATTAATTCAACGGAATTCCAGCGTGAATAAAGGTGCTTTTATTCGTGTGAATGCTGGCGCGTTGCCGTCGGATTTAATTGAAGCTGAATTATTTGGTGCTGAATCTGGTGCATACACAGGGCTTAATAAAACACGTATAGGAAGGTTTGAAACTGCTGATGGTGGCACGTTGTTCTTGGATGAGATTGGAAATCTATCATTAGCCGGTCAAATGAAATTGCTGCGGGTGCTGCAAACTGGCGAATTTGAAAGGTTGGGTTCATCGGTGACTCGGCGCTGCGAAGTGCGATTGATTTCTGCAACTAACAGTGATTTGCCTGCGGCGATTATAGCCGGTAGTTTTCGAGAAGACCTGTATTATCGTCTCAACGTTATTGAACTCCAATTACCTGCTCTAAATCAGCGTCGTGAAGATATATTGCCGTTGGCAAGACATTTTCTGGCTGGTCGTGAGTTATCGTTGGATGCCGCACGCGCACTGGAGTATTACGATTGGCCCGGTAATGTCAGAGAATTACAAAATACGCTTACTCGAGCGTCTTTGTTGGCTCCTGATGCTCGTATTGCTGTGGCGGATTTAGGTCTGCCTAAGGCCCCTGGTGCTGCACCACGTCCGGTATATGAACCTGACGCACAACAAATTAGAGACATGCTCGCACAGACTAGCTCATTGGCTGAAGCTGCGCGGCAACTCGGCTTATCGCGTCAAGCGTTGTACCGTCGCATGGATAAATATGGAATAACCTACTCGTGA
- a CDS encoding sensor histidine kinase, giving the protein MWLSFEGKLATVLVLSLIAGCGCMALLLFWQLPLLLSLVTGGLVGGLFGLVVGRSVTQRLNHGLQSLHTGLLNFQDNDFSVSLSVTGHDEISQLAKCFNQASDAMRRQRTHIFQRELLLDTVLQNTTLAIVLTDGQGFVLFSNLAARHLLAKGQLLEGRNLTDIAASSGDISSILSQPQDGVFSIERSGEQQIWHLSCAEMRMNGLQHHLYQFKPLTQELTRAEIQTWKKVIRVISHELNNSLAPISSMAHSGQLLIETTIDRDMLRRIFDTISERSAHLNTFLQEYADFARLPMPQLTPFNWLELLNTLQGLQPFTIIESLPQNPGWGDMRQLAQVLLNLLKNSSEAGSDAQDIRLSLRITRHRQWVTVTDRGSGMSPEALSQALLPFYSTKVGGTGLGLALCREIIENHGGQLAITNLDEGGLQVRFWLPCNDSGSEG; this is encoded by the coding sequence ATGTGGCTGAGCTTTGAAGGCAAGCTTGCTACTGTATTAGTTCTGTCGCTAATAGCAGGCTGTGGCTGTATGGCGTTATTGCTCTTCTGGCAGTTGCCGTTATTGCTAAGTCTAGTTACCGGAGGATTGGTTGGTGGGTTGTTTGGCTTAGTGGTCGGACGTAGCGTTACTCAACGCCTTAATCATGGGTTACAGTCGCTTCACACCGGTCTGCTTAATTTCCAGGATAATGATTTTTCGGTCTCTCTCAGTGTCACCGGTCACGATGAAATAAGCCAGTTAGCAAAATGTTTTAATCAGGCGTCAGACGCTATGCGTCGGCAGCGGACCCACATTTTTCAACGTGAATTACTCTTAGACACGGTACTGCAAAATACCACATTGGCGATTGTGTTAACTGATGGACAAGGCTTTGTCTTGTTTAGCAATCTGGCGGCAAGACATTTACTGGCAAAAGGCCAACTGTTGGAAGGGAGAAACTTAACGGATATTGCAGCGAGTAGTGGCGACATTTCGAGCATCCTTTCTCAACCTCAAGATGGTGTATTTTCAATTGAGAGGTCAGGGGAACAACAGATCTGGCATTTAAGTTGTGCAGAAATGCGTATGAATGGATTACAGCATCATCTGTATCAGTTCAAACCTTTAACGCAGGAACTTACTCGTGCCGAGATCCAGACTTGGAAAAAAGTAATACGTGTGATCAGCCATGAGTTGAATAACTCACTTGCGCCCATTAGTTCTATGGCACATTCCGGACAACTATTGATAGAGACTACAATCGATAGAGATATGTTGCGCAGGATATTCGACACAATCAGTGAACGTAGCGCTCATCTCAATACATTTTTACAGGAATATGCTGACTTCGCTCGATTGCCAATGCCTCAACTCACGCCGTTTAATTGGCTGGAATTACTCAACACTCTTCAAGGTTTGCAACCGTTTACGATTATTGAATCATTACCGCAAAATCCGGGATGGGGCGACATGCGGCAGTTGGCGCAAGTGTTGCTCAATCTATTAAAAAATTCTTCGGAAGCGGGTTCTGATGCGCAGGATATTCGATTATCACTCAGGATTACTCGGCATCGGCAATGGGTAACGGTAACAGATCGCGGTAGTGGTATGAGCCCGGAAGCTCTCAGCCAGGCTTTGTTACCATTTTATTCCACTAAGGTAGGTGGTACCGGACTTGGACTAGCATTGTGTAGGGAAATTATTGAAAACCATGGGGGGCAATTAGCGATCACTAACCTTGATGAAGGGGGGCTTCAAGTTCGATTCTGGCTACCTTGTAATGACAGTGGCAGCGAAGGCTAA
- a CDS encoding TonB-dependent siderophore receptor, producing MFKLNAITASILLSTTALSFVTNAAEEADADIEHISITGTRENRASSGATGLVLDIQDTPQSISVINNQTMSLFGADNINDALDLVTGVSVERWETNRTNYLSRGFEIKSTQIDGVGLPNSWGIVQGQVDTYGYERIEVIRGANGLLTGVGNSSGTINYIRKRPTNETQGEVGVSVGSYANYRLQADYSTPLTDDKSWAARAVVATEQGNSYLKGYSSDRSYLYGTIDGQLSDNSSIAIGISHQKDNTDGAMWGGLTLVNDDGSMAEFDVSASTAQDWTFWNTENTNAFIEYNYVLSPDWQLALSYNYRESDADARLLFAYTYTGLTESGEGLVGWPGQYPSEGQADIFEAKVSGYFSLFGYDHQLLAGVSRAKSTDDEYYYEVDYLEPAFGDLPAFPYAMNAIQEPTWGDKLLDSITEDTLTRYFVATQLNFDAVAVTLGMNFIEFERSSSSLLTKLDESEVSPYAGISYHITPSIMLYTSYSDIYEPQDYYDVNGDFLAPTKGENYEAGLKTDWFDNKLAANFALFKAKQLGLGVYAGLNMETAQYYYVGEDVYSEGAELDVTGKIDENTVINFGVTHTEIEDENGAKSHAWVPNTVVNFSLEHTLTAMPEVTLGMSGKWQSEISRIESYTGYKVTQGSYAKLNVFAAWDVFENTSIKLNIDNITNEKYITSLWEIGYYGAPREYKLSLDYHF from the coding sequence ATGTTCAAACTCAATGCCATTACAGCCAGTATTTTGTTAAGTACAACGGCCCTTAGTTTTGTTACTAACGCGGCCGAAGAAGCCGACGCCGATATTGAACACATCAGCATTACCGGTACCCGTGAGAATCGCGCCAGTTCAGGTGCTACCGGGTTGGTACTGGATATTCAAGATACACCGCAGTCAATTAGCGTAATAAATAACCAAACAATGTCTTTGTTTGGTGCTGACAATATTAATGATGCGTTAGATCTGGTGACCGGTGTCAGTGTTGAGCGCTGGGAAACCAACCGAACCAATTACCTATCTCGCGGCTTCGAAATCAAAAGTACCCAAATTGATGGTGTGGGATTGCCCAATAGCTGGGGGATTGTTCAGGGACAAGTCGACACCTATGGTTATGAACGAATTGAAGTTATCCGTGGTGCTAACGGTTTACTTACGGGCGTTGGTAATAGTTCGGGAACCATCAACTACATTCGTAAACGCCCAACTAACGAAACACAAGGTGAGGTCGGTGTAAGTGTGGGCTCTTACGCCAATTATCGACTGCAAGCGGATTATTCGACTCCACTTACTGATGATAAGTCATGGGCGGCACGAGCAGTGGTTGCTACCGAACAAGGCAATTCTTACCTAAAAGGTTATTCTTCCGATCGTAGTTATCTCTATGGCACTATTGATGGTCAGTTATCAGACAATAGCAGCATCGCTATTGGGATCTCCCATCAGAAGGACAACACTGATGGCGCCATGTGGGGCGGCCTAACATTAGTTAACGACGATGGTTCCATGGCTGAGTTTGATGTCAGTGCCTCAACTGCCCAAGATTGGACTTTCTGGAATACCGAAAATACCAACGCCTTCATCGAATATAACTATGTCTTGTCACCAGATTGGCAATTGGCATTAAGTTATAACTACCGTGAAAGCGATGCCGATGCGCGCCTACTATTTGCTTATACCTACACAGGTCTTACCGAATCAGGTGAAGGTTTAGTTGGCTGGCCAGGTCAGTATCCTAGCGAAGGTCAGGCCGATATTTTTGAAGCGAAAGTCAGTGGCTATTTCAGCCTGTTTGGTTATGACCATCAGTTACTCGCGGGTGTTTCTCGCGCCAAAAGCACTGACGATGAATACTACTATGAAGTAGATTATTTGGAACCAGCATTTGGTGATCTCCCAGCTTTCCCTTATGCGATGAATGCGATCCAAGAGCCAACTTGGGGTGACAAACTACTGGACAGCATCACTGAAGATACATTGACTCGCTACTTCGTCGCGACGCAGCTAAATTTCGATGCTGTGGCCGTTACCTTAGGCATGAACTTTATTGAATTTGAACGAAGTTCTTCTTCATTACTGACCAAACTCGATGAATCCGAAGTCAGTCCGTATGCAGGCATTAGCTACCACATCACCCCTAGCATTATGCTGTATACCAGTTACTCAGATATTTATGAGCCGCAGGACTACTACGATGTAAATGGTGACTTTTTAGCGCCTACCAAAGGCGAAAACTACGAGGCTGGTTTGAAAACGGATTGGTTTGATAACAAACTCGCTGCCAATTTTGCCCTATTTAAAGCCAAACAACTTGGCTTAGGTGTTTATGCGGGCCTCAATATGGAAACCGCGCAGTACTACTACGTTGGTGAAGATGTTTATTCTGAAGGTGCCGAGCTTGACGTCACTGGGAAAATTGACGAGAACACCGTCATCAACTTCGGCGTAACACATACCGAAATCGAAGATGAAAATGGTGCTAAAAGCCATGCATGGGTACCAAACACTGTCGTCAACTTCTCATTGGAACATACGCTTACGGCAATGCCTGAAGTTACACTTGGCATGTCAGGCAAATGGCAAAGTGAAATCTCCCGCATTGAAAGTTACACCGGCTATAAAGTCACTCAAGGAAGTTACGCGAAACTCAATGTGTTTGCTGCGTGGGATGTCTTTGAAAATACGAGCATAAAATTGAACATCGACAATATTACCAACGAGAAATATATCACCAGCCTTTGGGAAATTGGTTATTACGGAGCACCACGCGAGTATAAACTGAGCCTCGACTACCATTTTTAA
- a CDS encoding ABC transporter ATP-binding protein produces MLKMEHIAKVFRTDTVATHALRDFSLHVKAGEFVSVTGPSGAGKTTFLNIAGLLEPFDGGSYQLDGISVHGLSDSQRSKLRNEKIGFIFQGFNLIPDLNIFDNVDVPLRYRGFGRAERKHRIEDALAKVGLSARAKHLPSQLSGGQQQRAAIARALAGEPAFLLADEPTGNLDTMMARQVMELLEQINTQGTTIVMVTHDPELARRAQRNIQIVDGEVADLTLRQAV; encoded by the coding sequence ATGCTAAAAATGGAACATATCGCGAAAGTGTTTCGCACTGATACTGTGGCGACCCATGCCTTGCGTGATTTTAGTTTGCATGTGAAAGCCGGTGAATTTGTCTCGGTGACCGGTCCATCTGGCGCCGGTAAAACTACCTTTCTCAATATTGCCGGTTTGCTTGAGCCGTTTGATGGTGGCAGCTATCAGCTCGATGGTATCAGTGTTCATGGGCTGTCAGATAGTCAACGCTCCAAACTACGCAACGAAAAGATCGGATTTATTTTCCAGGGATTTAATCTCATTCCGGATCTTAATATTTTCGATAACGTCGATGTGCCGTTGCGCTATCGCGGTTTTGGCCGCGCGGAGCGCAAACATCGGATTGAAGATGCGTTGGCCAAAGTTGGACTATCAGCGCGAGCCAAACATCTGCCGTCACAACTCAGTGGTGGACAGCAACAGCGGGCTGCGATTGCACGTGCTCTGGCGGGCGAACCTGCGTTTTTGCTGGCGGATGAACCGACCGGTAACTTAGATACCATGATGGCGCGCCAAGTCATGGAGTTACTTGAACAGATCAACACTCAGGGCACCACCATTGTGATGGTCACCCACGATCCTGAACTGGCACGCCGCGCACAACGCAATATTCAGATAGTCGATGGTGAAGTAGCGGATTTAACGCTACGCCAAGCAGTGTAA
- a CDS encoding ABC transporter permease — MFEFGPILRTLWRSKTGALLIIVQAALTLGIISNAAFVVHERKTYIEQPTGLDEQNIFVLSVAALSDAEYNYQDVVRDLQQIRQLPGVVDATFSMSSPLSNSGSSSDLSSEEDPEHPVSAMTDIVSSDSHALNALGLKLLAGRFFNDAEIVTGSPLGNNGTVMAGIVITRSLADKLYGKGVDPLGKLLQDAPVIGVVESAMVSYVAPDYVAGVAFLPRFISTYPPEYIIRCEPGALSQLMVKVPELLQRLDPNRMIRNVKPLTEVKDGTYRRAKSTVKMLVATMVLVASVTGLGIVGLTLLWGNRRRRQIGIRRALGASRSDIIRYFLTENLLITAVGGMVGIVLSIAVNQLMVQQYQMKALPISYILVTAVAVLILGLAAAMIPAWRSSLVSPALATRSV; from the coding sequence ATGTTTGAATTTGGTCCCATTCTGCGTACGTTATGGCGCAGCAAAACTGGCGCATTACTGATCATTGTGCAGGCAGCACTCACACTTGGCATTATCTCCAATGCGGCGTTTGTGGTGCATGAGCGGAAAACCTATATCGAGCAGCCAACGGGGTTGGATGAGCAGAATATCTTTGTGTTATCGGTGGCGGCATTGTCTGATGCTGAGTACAACTATCAGGATGTGGTGCGGGATCTGCAGCAGATCCGCCAGTTGCCTGGCGTGGTGGACGCTACCTTCTCAATGTCATCGCCATTGTCTAACTCTGGTAGCTCAAGCGATTTGAGCAGTGAAGAAGATCCGGAGCATCCGGTGTCCGCGATGACAGATATTGTGTCTAGCGACAGCCACGCCCTTAACGCGCTAGGGCTAAAACTGCTTGCCGGACGCTTTTTCAATGATGCAGAAATTGTCACCGGTTCGCCGTTAGGTAACAATGGTACCGTCATGGCTGGAATCGTTATCACTCGCAGCCTTGCGGATAAACTTTACGGCAAAGGCGTCGACCCGCTGGGTAAGCTACTGCAAGATGCACCAGTGATTGGTGTCGTTGAGTCGGCCATGGTGAGTTACGTGGCGCCGGATTATGTTGCGGGTGTGGCATTTCTTCCGCGCTTTATTTCCACCTATCCGCCGGAATATATCATCCGCTGTGAGCCAGGTGCCTTGTCTCAGCTGATGGTAAAAGTGCCAGAGTTGCTGCAACGGCTCGATCCTAACCGCATGATTCGCAATGTGAAGCCATTGACTGAGGTGAAAGATGGCACCTATCGCCGCGCTAAATCTACCGTAAAAATGCTGGTGGCAACCATGGTGTTAGTGGCGAGCGTTACAGGCTTAGGCATTGTGGGACTGACCTTACTTTGGGGCAATCGCCGCCGGCGACAAATTGGTATTCGTCGGGCACTCGGTGCTAGCCGCAGTGACATCATCCGCTACTTCCTCACGGAAAATTTGTTGATTACCGCCGTCGGTGGAATGGTGGGTATTGTGCTCTCTATCGCAGTTAACCAGTTGATGGTGCAGCAGTATCAGATGAAGGCGTTACCAATATCTTACATTTTGGTAACCGCGGTAGCGGTGTTAATCTTAGGTTTGGCTGCGGCGATGATCCCCGCATGGCGCAGTAGCTTAGTTTCACCGGCGTTGGCGACCCGCAGCGTATAA
- a CDS encoding ABC transporter permease has product MFAYYMHLAWRSVKRTPVISSLMILTLAVGVAVSMTMVTLQHVMSANGLAEQNDRVYALQLANGSKNQGDDAGLKNGMADLLSYRTARALLASDAAPHVVAMHRWAAAVSLADNSIKPTKEMVRVTSRDFFALFGVPFIYGKVWDKQADDDARYQVVIDSTMNNRLFNGENSVGRDVQLNGRPYQVVGVVDDFTPNPSVQDLTQGAFGGNANIYLPFGLHRALQMLPYGNMRYSSSKDAVPTGSTEALTPEQQYERILQERFLWLQIWVELPDEQTKANFVTYLKSYFDEQRNNGFYERDFDYALSSPSEWLALNDVVSNDTRVMTWMALTFLLVCIINSIALLLAKLLRQSSEAGVRRALGASRSAIFSQNLIESGLIGLLGGVLGIGLSQLGLSFVRMLVSADEARVVYSDGFTITLTVLLAIIASILAGCYPAWRISQTSLAQALKSQ; this is encoded by the coding sequence ATGTTTGCCTACTATATGCATCTGGCTTGGCGCTCGGTAAAGCGTACGCCAGTGATTTCCAGTTTGATGATTTTGACGCTTGCGGTCGGGGTGGCGGTATCCATGACCATGGTGACCTTGCAGCACGTGATGTCAGCGAATGGGTTGGCAGAGCAAAATGATCGTGTTTATGCGCTGCAATTAGCTAATGGCTCTAAAAATCAGGGGGATGACGCCGGATTAAAAAACGGCATGGCGGATCTACTGTCCTACCGAACAGCACGGGCATTGTTAGCGTCCGATGCCGCGCCGCATGTGGTGGCTATGCACCGCTGGGCGGCAGCAGTGTCGTTAGCGGATAACAGTATTAAACCCACCAAAGAGATGGTCCGTGTCACGTCACGGGATTTCTTCGCCTTGTTTGGCGTGCCATTTATCTACGGCAAAGTGTGGGACAAGCAAGCCGATGATGATGCCCGTTATCAAGTGGTCATTGATAGCACCATGAATAACCGGCTGTTTAATGGCGAAAATTCAGTGGGGCGAGATGTTCAGCTAAACGGCCGACCTTATCAAGTGGTCGGTGTGGTTGACGACTTTACACCTAATCCCTCTGTGCAAGACCTTACACAAGGTGCATTTGGTGGTAATGCTAATATCTATCTGCCATTTGGTTTGCACCGGGCATTGCAGATGTTGCCCTATGGCAATATGCGTTATTCATCAAGCAAAGACGCAGTTCCAACAGGCAGTACTGAGGCATTAACCCCAGAACAGCAGTATGAGCGCATTCTGCAAGAGCGGTTTCTCTGGTTGCAGATTTGGGTTGAATTACCGGATGAGCAAACCAAAGCCAACTTTGTGACCTACCTGAAAAGTTACTTTGACGAGCAACGTAACAACGGTTTTTATGAACGCGATTTTGACTATGCCTTGTCGTCCCCATCTGAGTGGTTGGCACTGAATGATGTAGTGAGTAACGATACGCGGGTGATGACCTGGATGGCGCTGACATTTTTACTGGTATGCATCATCAACTCCATCGCTTTACTGTTGGCTAAACTGCTGCGCCAATCGTCAGAGGCGGGCGTGCGCCGTGCACTGGGAGCTAGCCGCAGCGCAATTTTCAGCCAAAACCTAATAGAGAGCGGCTTGATTGGTTTATTAGGCGGCGTATTGGGTATTGGCCTCAGCCAATTAGGCTTGAGCTTTGTACGCATGTTGGTCAGTGCTGACGAGGCGCGGGTGGTGTATAGCGATGGTTTTACCATAACGCTAACGGTCTTGTTAGCCATTATTGCCAGCATATTGGCTGGCTGCTATCCCGCATGGCGTATCAGCCAAACCTCACTCGCCCAAGCACTAAAATCGCAGTAG